One segment of Pseudobythopirellula maris DNA contains the following:
- a CDS encoding glycosyl hydrolase, protein MTKTLFLLALFMPIAASEGVEFRDPLRAELAASAEPSVELKAGWRDPPQMARTRCWWWWLNGNVTKEGITRDLEELKSKGIGGANIIDAGGANQRGHRQVPHGPDFGSPEWLGLFQHALREADRLGLELGLNIQSGWNLGGPTVTAEQAAKKLTWSELLVSGGQRLELDLPQPETIGDYYQDVAVLALPVAGERGAVAVEVTASSAQGAHPPLMAIDGDPSTFWVSGTHERGEGPNPSKPQRLEFEFSRPTALSRIVVTPRPGYGPRRGWLQVSKGPLSWSVIARWDAKLPDEPFTIDFDRTEAKRFRLVIVDAFDPFSPAAPRNAQVAEVKLFDRDEAIGGGANMARVDRFEEKAYYSYPGGFTAAKAEHLLDFDASHADEPTLKLGDAIDLTGRVDAHGRLTWPSPPPGVWKLLRIGCTLSGSRVSTSSEGWSGWAIDYLDPGAFERYWEDVVEPILAAAGPSIGRSLRYLHTDSWELGPVNWTPGLPERFRQLRGYDMEPYLPVLAGYVVGSPEVSNRFLNDFRRTLADMIADGKYATFRDSAHARGLAIHPESGGPHAAPIDALKCMGRSDIMMGEFWARSATHRVNDYERLFTKQPASAAHTYGRRVVMAEAFTSIGPQWERDPAMLKPVFDRVACEGLNLVMLHTFDSSPPEMGLPGQAYFAGTHINPNVTWWDLSDGFFSYLNRCQFMLQQGLPVSDVLYYYGENVPSFVRLKNDNPAGAPPGYDYDVLNTEVLIGRIEVRNGKLALPEGTSYELLVLPPGPSYGLEALRRVAELVEQGARVIGPRPPGPFGLLTNDERREFDRLVTRLWGAGGATGPIIDAPTDDALAAAAIEADFAYNGQGQAAAPLLDYIHRTTDEAEIYFVVNRTEEEIETECSFRVAGPRPELWDPVTGGTPEASSYQIDAVSTRLPIVLPANGSVFVIFRGADAERSRRDEGPNLPRPAPLEELDLRWSVRFDPALGGPAQPIEMDRLTDWSEHDDPAIKHYSGKAVYRCEWSLDDSALKRLDGGRVWLDLGSVQNLARVRVNGVGLGVAWTPPYRVEMTGVLQEHNVIEVEVANLWPNRLIGDLAAPPDKRITRTNVVKFRADSPLLPSGLLGPVRVLTEAAAH, encoded by the coding sequence ATGACCAAAACGCTGTTCCTGCTTGCTCTGTTCATGCCAATCGCCGCGTCGGAAGGCGTTGAGTTTCGCGATCCGCTCCGCGCCGAGTTGGCGGCGTCGGCCGAGCCCTCGGTGGAGCTCAAGGCCGGGTGGCGCGACCCACCGCAGATGGCGCGTACCCGGTGCTGGTGGTGGTGGCTCAATGGGAATGTCACGAAAGAGGGAATCACGCGCGATCTTGAGGAGCTCAAGTCCAAGGGCATCGGGGGCGCCAACATCATCGACGCCGGCGGCGCCAATCAGCGCGGCCACCGCCAGGTTCCTCACGGCCCCGATTTTGGTTCTCCCGAGTGGCTCGGGCTGTTCCAGCACGCGCTGCGTGAGGCCGATCGGCTGGGCCTGGAACTGGGGCTCAACATCCAGAGCGGCTGGAACCTTGGCGGCCCGACCGTCACCGCCGAGCAGGCCGCTAAGAAGCTGACGTGGTCCGAGCTGCTGGTCAGCGGCGGGCAGCGACTCGAACTCGACCTGCCGCAGCCCGAGACCATCGGCGACTATTACCAAGACGTCGCGGTGCTTGCCTTGCCCGTCGCCGGCGAGAGGGGGGCGGTTGCGGTTGAAGTAACGGCCTCCTCGGCGCAGGGCGCCCACCCGCCGCTCATGGCGATCGACGGCGACCCATCCACCTTCTGGGTCTCGGGCACCCATGAAAGGGGTGAGGGACCGAACCCGAGTAAACCGCAGAGGCTCGAATTCGAATTCTCTCGGCCGACGGCGCTGTCGCGCATCGTCGTCACACCGCGCCCTGGTTACGGCCCACGACGGGGCTGGCTGCAGGTCTCTAAGGGCCCGTTGAGCTGGAGCGTGATCGCCCGTTGGGACGCCAAGCTCCCTGACGAACCGTTCACGATCGACTTTGACCGTACGGAGGCGAAGCGTTTCAGGCTAGTGATCGTCGACGCTTTCGACCCTTTCAGCCCGGCTGCGCCACGCAACGCGCAAGTGGCCGAGGTGAAACTGTTCGATCGTGACGAGGCGATTGGTGGCGGCGCCAACATGGCCCGCGTCGACCGTTTTGAGGAGAAGGCCTATTACTCTTACCCGGGCGGGTTCACCGCCGCCAAGGCCGAGCACCTGCTCGACTTCGACGCCAGTCACGCCGACGAACCAACACTTAAGCTGGGCGACGCGATTGACTTGACGGGCCGGGTCGACGCCCACGGACGCTTGACCTGGCCGAGCCCCCCGCCGGGCGTGTGGAAGTTGCTCCGCATCGGCTGCACCCTTTCCGGCTCTCGGGTCTCGACCTCCAGCGAGGGCTGGTCGGGGTGGGCGATCGACTACCTCGATCCGGGCGCCTTCGAGCGGTATTGGGAAGACGTCGTCGAACCGATCCTTGCGGCCGCGGGGCCTAGCATCGGTCGCTCGCTTCGCTACCTGCACACCGATAGCTGGGAGCTTGGCCCGGTCAACTGGACGCCGGGTCTCCCCGAGCGGTTTCGCCAACTCCGTGGCTACGACATGGAGCCCTACCTGCCGGTGCTTGCGGGCTACGTCGTTGGAAGCCCTGAGGTCTCAAACCGGTTCCTGAATGACTTCCGGCGAACGCTGGCGGACATGATCGCCGATGGAAAGTACGCCACGTTCCGAGACAGCGCCCACGCACGCGGATTAGCGATTCACCCCGAATCGGGCGGGCCACACGCCGCGCCGATCGACGCTCTGAAGTGTATGGGGCGAAGCGACATCATGATGGGCGAGTTTTGGGCTCGCTCCGCCACGCACCGCGTGAACGACTATGAGAGGCTCTTCACTAAGCAGCCCGCCTCGGCAGCCCACACCTACGGTCGCCGCGTTGTGATGGCTGAGGCCTTTACGTCAATCGGTCCGCAGTGGGAACGCGACCCGGCGATGCTCAAGCCAGTCTTCGACCGCGTGGCGTGCGAGGGGCTGAACCTAGTGATGCTGCACACCTTCGACAGCTCGCCGCCAGAGATGGGGCTCCCGGGCCAGGCCTACTTTGCCGGCACGCACATCAATCCCAACGTGACTTGGTGGGACCTGTCTGACGGATTCTTCTCCTATCTCAACCGCTGCCAATTCATGTTGCAGCAAGGTTTGCCAGTCTCGGACGTGCTGTACTACTACGGTGAAAACGTCCCCAGTTTTGTGCGGCTCAAAAACGATAATCCCGCGGGGGCGCCGCCGGGCTACGACTACGACGTGCTCAACACGGAGGTGTTGATTGGCCGGATCGAGGTACGCAACGGCAAGCTGGCCTTGCCGGAAGGGACCAGCTACGAGTTGCTCGTTTTGCCGCCCGGCCCGAGTTACGGGCTGGAGGCGCTCCGACGCGTCGCCGAACTCGTCGAACAGGGCGCCCGTGTGATCGGCCCCAGGCCGCCGGGTCCCTTCGGCCTGCTGACGAACGACGAACGGCGAGAGTTCGACCGGCTGGTCACACGGTTGTGGGGCGCGGGAGGGGCGACGGGCCCGATCATCGACGCGCCGACGGACGACGCCCTCGCTGCGGCGGCGATCGAGGCCGATTTCGCTTACAACGGGCAAGGGCAAGCCGCGGCGCCGTTGCTCGATTACATCCACCGCACGACCGACGAGGCCGAGATCTATTTCGTTGTCAATCGCACGGAAGAAGAGATCGAAACCGAGTGCTCGTTCCGTGTCGCGGGGCCAAGGCCGGAGCTATGGGACCCGGTAACCGGGGGCACCCCCGAGGCTAGCTCCTACCAGATCGACGCCGTCTCAACCCGGCTGCCGATTGTGCTGCCGGCCAACGGGTCAGTCTTTGTCATCTTCCGCGGGGCGGACGCCGAGCGGTCGCGGCGTGACGAAGGTCCGAACCTGCCCCGCCCGGCGCCGCTGGAGGAACTCGATCTCCGTTGGAGCGTGCGGTTCGACCCCGCTTTGGGGGGGCCCGCCCAGCCGATCGAGATGGACCGGCTCACCGATTGGAGCGAACACGACGACCCGGCGATCAAGCACTACAGCGGCAAAGCGGTTTACCGCTGTGAGTGGTCTTTGGACGACAGCGCCCTGAAGCGGCTCGACGGGGGTCGCGTCTGGCTCGACCTCGGGAGCGTGCAGAACTTGGCCCGGGTGAGGGTCAACGGCGTCGGTCTCGGGGTCGCCTGGACGCCGCCCTACCGTGTCGAGATGACCGGGGTCCTTCAAGAGCACAACGTCATCGAGGTGGAGGTGGCTAATCTCTGGCCGAATCGTTTGATCGGCGACCTAGCGGCGCCGCCCGATAAGCGGATTACCCGCACGAACGTCGTGAAATTCAGGGCCGACTCGCCGCTGCTGCCGTCGGGTCTGCTGGGGCCAGTGCGGGTGCTGACCGAGGCCGCCGCCCACTAG
- a CDS encoding helix-turn-helix transcriptional regulator: MEKRLTPQCRRRMPFTTEETTLTDADLERVFSLWDELGRYPAHRQREANAFLMQSLSEWLDADYAYWVSLARLREEQVAAEDAVFGWRNIAVQPHVFPEIYRDQAEQILENQHSLEAVGLASAAIMSEAGEFRVRLLRDLVDMEEYEATDYFKKFQAPYGLNDRLYVMTPVGEAFESSYVFERVGDGRQIDRHTASLAGVALRGLRLFQDRLAMATGMVIGGKPLSPIETDILYLLLTDKPEKEIAAAIDRAHSTTHNYVTGIFRSFGVKNRAGLLSLWLANHAVVSDSKSK; this comes from the coding sequence TTGGAAAAGCGCCTCACACCTCAATGTCGTCGACGAATGCCATTCACAACCGAAGAGACGACGCTGACCGACGCCGATCTAGAAAGAGTATTCTCACTCTGGGATGAGTTGGGGCGGTATCCGGCTCACCGCCAGCGGGAGGCGAACGCTTTCCTCATGCAATCGCTCTCCGAGTGGCTCGACGCCGATTACGCCTATTGGGTCAGTCTCGCGAGGCTCCGCGAGGAGCAAGTCGCTGCGGAAGACGCGGTGTTCGGCTGGCGCAACATCGCCGTGCAGCCGCACGTGTTTCCGGAGATCTACCGTGATCAGGCGGAGCAAATCTTAGAGAACCAGCACTCGTTGGAGGCGGTAGGGTTGGCGTCGGCGGCGATTATGAGCGAGGCCGGGGAGTTTCGGGTGCGGCTGCTGCGGGATTTGGTCGACATGGAGGAATACGAGGCGACCGACTACTTCAAGAAGTTTCAGGCGCCCTATGGCCTGAACGACCGGCTCTACGTCATGACGCCGGTGGGCGAGGCGTTTGAGTCCAGCTATGTCTTCGAACGTGTTGGCGATGGCCGTCAAATCGATCGCCATACGGCTTCACTTGCGGGCGTGGCATTGCGCGGGTTGCGGTTGTTTCAAGACCGGCTCGCGATGGCGACCGGTATGGTCATCGGCGGCAAGCCGCTCAGCCCGATCGAGACCGACATCCTCTACCTGCTGCTGACCGACAAGCCGGAGAAGGAGATCGCCGCGGCAATCGATCGCGCGCACTCGACGACACACAATTATGTAACAGGCATTTTCCGCAGTTTCGGCGTCAAGAACCGCGCCGGCCTGCTCTCGCTTTGGTTGGCCAACCACGCCGTCGTTTCCGATTCCAAGAGTAAATGA